One Azoarcus sp. DN11 DNA segment encodes these proteins:
- a CDS encoding ATP-binding protein has product MSSAAAAQGAGWRGLPERVWRMIAGRAVLLLLLLAFLVVALIGVVGIGGSVVVMESVQGSASAVNVAGSLRRLAHRAGGLAVARSIGAADQEAVQEAVAKFEAALASPVIANVLDRQPSSVFASVFRGVEAGWATRIRPRVLAIPEASPGDPSAAAHYRALLAEVDAFAEEINTLVAVLEHDAESRIEQLRTLLGAALVLLVCAIAPALYVLRRRVIAPLTGLRNCAARIAQGDFDARTRFTGRDELGRVGEAFNAMAGELSVAYRELESRVERKTADLTRSNRALELLYYVISRLYHAPASSATYAETLKDLEQTLGLRGSFICVEPKLGGAASVLASTMGECPERRAGNEDCARCSGRRAPWSYRGEGDRDVLLVPLRDAERHYGMLRLALPPGQRLADWERTLLEAVTRHMGIALGISRQSERDRLLALQEERSIIARELHDSLAQSLSFMKIQVSLLSPALARPQAREEAETILADLREGINAAYRQLRELLATFRLRIEGDFARLLGNTVSEFASRSGLPIALELELGGSHLSPNQEIHVLHIIREALSNAVRHAQATRIRVALASAAGGDITVVVEDDGRGVGDESVAAAHHFGLTIMTERARGLGGSLEVLSCPDGGTRIVLRFNPQPAEGRPELPIVMESK; this is encoded by the coding sequence ATGAGTTCAGCCGCTGCAGCGCAGGGCGCTGGGTGGCGCGGGCTGCCGGAGCGCGTCTGGCGGATGATCGCCGGGCGCGCCGTGCTGCTCCTGCTGCTGCTTGCGTTCCTTGTCGTGGCGCTGATCGGCGTGGTCGGGATCGGCGGGTCGGTGGTGGTCATGGAGTCCGTCCAGGGCAGCGCCAGCGCGGTCAACGTCGCGGGCAGCCTGCGCCGGCTTGCGCACCGGGCCGGCGGGCTTGCCGTCGCGCGCAGCATCGGCGCGGCGGATCAGGAGGCGGTGCAGGAGGCTGTCGCGAAGTTCGAAGCCGCCCTCGCCAGCCCGGTGATCGCGAACGTGCTCGACCGTCAGCCGAGCAGCGTGTTCGCGTCGGTCTTCCGCGGGGTCGAGGCGGGCTGGGCGACGCGCATCCGGCCGCGCGTGCTGGCGATCCCCGAGGCATCACCCGGGGATCCGTCCGCGGCGGCGCATTACCGCGCGCTCCTCGCCGAAGTCGACGCCTTCGCCGAGGAGATCAACACGCTGGTCGCGGTGCTCGAGCACGACGCCGAGTCGCGCATCGAGCAGCTACGCACCCTGCTCGGCGCGGCGCTGGTGCTGCTGGTGTGCGCCATCGCGCCGGCGCTGTACGTGCTGCGTCGGCGCGTGATTGCGCCCCTGACCGGCTTGCGCAACTGCGCGGCGCGCATCGCCCAGGGAGACTTCGACGCACGCACCCGCTTCACCGGCCGCGATGAGCTGGGGCGCGTCGGCGAGGCCTTCAACGCGATGGCGGGCGAGCTGTCGGTCGCCTATCGCGAGCTCGAATCGCGGGTCGAGCGCAAGACCGCGGACCTCACCCGCAGCAACCGCGCGCTGGAACTGCTGTACTACGTGATCTCGCGCCTCTATCACGCACCGGCCAGCAGCGCGACCTACGCCGAGACCCTGAAGGATCTCGAGCAGACGCTGGGACTGCGCGGCAGTTTCATCTGCGTCGAGCCCAAGCTCGGCGGGGCGGCATCGGTGCTCGCCTCGACGATGGGCGAGTGTCCCGAACGCCGGGCCGGCAACGAGGATTGCGCCCGCTGCTCGGGGCGCCGAGCGCCGTGGAGCTACCGCGGCGAGGGTGACAGGGACGTGCTGCTCGTGCCGCTGCGCGACGCCGAGCGCCATTACGGCATGCTGCGCCTCGCGCTGCCCCCGGGCCAGCGCCTGGCGGACTGGGAGCGGACGCTGCTCGAAGCGGTGACGCGGCACATGGGCATCGCGCTCGGCATCTCGCGCCAGAGCGAACGCGACCGGCTGCTCGCACTGCAGGAAGAGCGCTCGATCATCGCCCGCGAACTGCACGATTCGCTCGCGCAGTCGCTGTCCTTCATGAAGATCCAGGTCAGCCTGCTGTCGCCCGCGCTGGCGCGGCCGCAGGCGCGCGAGGAAGCGGAGACGATCCTCGCCGACCTGCGCGAAGGCATCAACGCGGCCTACCGCCAGCTGCGCGAATTGCTGGCGACTTTCCGGCTGCGCATCGAGGGCGATTTCGCGCGCCTGCTCGGCAACACCGTGTCCGAGTTCGCGTCGCGCAGCGGGCTGCCGATCGCGCTCGAACTCGAGCTCGGCGGCAGCCACCTCAGCCCCAACCAGGAAATCCACGTCCTGCACATCATCCGCGAGGCGCTGTCGAACGCGGTCCGCCACGCCCAGGCCACGCGCATCCGCGTCGCGCTCGCCAGCGCCGCCGGCGGCGACATCACCGTCGTCGTCGAGGACGACGGCCGCGGCGTGGGCGACGAATCGGTGGCCGCCGCACATCACTTCGGCCTCACGATCATGACCGAGCGCGCCCGCGGCCTGGGCGGCTCGCTCGAAGTCCTGTCCTGTCCGGATGGCGGCACGCGCATCGTGCTGCGCTTCAACCCGCAGCCGGCCGAGGGGCGCCCGGAACTACCCATTGTCATGGAGAGCAAATGA
- the narL gene encoding two-component system response regulator NarL — translation MTDTRQRVIIVDDHPLFRKGLIQLLRTVPGFDLVAEVADGKEGIRQILRLRPDLLLLDLNMKEMSGLDVLRFVKQADLDTRVVMVTVSDAADDLVAALRAGADGYLLKDMEPEEMVDALRAAAAGRIVVSDALTHLLAAALRDDKRPESASAAGLTEREQGILEYIAGGLSNKQIARELTIAEGTVKVHVKHLLRKLNFRSRVEAAVWAVEHLRSER, via the coding sequence ATGACCGACACCCGGCAACGCGTCATCATCGTCGACGACCACCCGCTGTTCCGCAAGGGACTGATCCAGCTGCTGCGCACCGTGCCCGGCTTCGATCTCGTCGCCGAAGTCGCCGACGGCAAGGAAGGCATCCGCCAGATCCTGCGCCTGCGCCCCGACCTGTTGCTGCTCGACCTCAACATGAAGGAGATGTCGGGCCTCGACGTGCTGCGTTTCGTGAAGCAGGCCGACCTCGACACCCGCGTCGTGATGGTCACCGTCTCGGATGCCGCCGACGACCTCGTCGCCGCGCTGCGTGCCGGGGCCGACGGCTATCTCCTCAAGGACATGGAGCCCGAGGAAATGGTGGACGCGCTGCGCGCCGCCGCCGCGGGCCGCATCGTCGTTTCCGATGCGCTCACGCACCTGCTCGCCGCCGCGCTACGCGACGACAAGCGCCCCGAGAGTGCGTCGGCGGCCGGGCTCACCGAGCGCGAGCAGGGCATCCTCGAATACATCGCCGGCGGCCTGTCGAACAAGCAGATCGCCCGCGAACTCACCATCGCCGAAGGCACCGTCAAGGTGCACGTCAAGCACCTGCTGCGCAAGCTCAACTTCCGTTCGCGCGTCGAGGCGGCCGTCTGGGCCGTCGAACACCTGCGCTCCGAACGCTGA
- a CDS encoding chaperone NapD: MKIASLVVRVGPEHLDALKDALRKIPGVELHGASSELGRVIVTVEDGEGYAMTDSLLAVNVAPHVLGVTLAYEYTDEGLEHESEHPEPMPGLPLAGDGIGSAQDKEA; this comes from the coding sequence ATGAAGATCGCAAGCCTGGTCGTCCGGGTCGGCCCCGAGCACCTCGACGCCCTGAAGGACGCACTGCGGAAGATCCCCGGCGTCGAGCTGCACGGCGCGAGCAGCGAGCTCGGGCGCGTCATCGTCACCGTCGAGGACGGCGAAGGCTATGCGATGACCGATTCCCTGCTGGCCGTGAACGTGGCGCCGCACGTGCTCGGCGTCACGCTCGCCTACGAATACACGGACGAAGGTTTGGAACACGAATCGGAACACCCGGAGCCGATGCCGGGCCTGCCGCTCGCGGGGGACGGAATCGGCAGCGCTCAGGACAAGGAGGCTTGA
- the napF gene encoding ferredoxin-type protein NapF, translating to MSTSRRGFLRGYIRSDVDVLRPPWAIAGGAFEDACTRCGDCLKACPTAILVAGPGGYPGVDFGHGECSFCGDCVTACKAGALRRSDGLAPWRLAAVIAEACLARRGIECRVCGEACGAAAICFRPSRGGVAQPLFDAERCTGCGACQAPCPAGAIAMKNPVEMPA from the coding sequence ATGTCGACTTCACGCCGCGGTTTTCTCAGGGGGTATATCCGCTCGGATGTCGATGTGCTGCGTCCGCCCTGGGCGATCGCCGGCGGCGCCTTCGAGGATGCCTGCACGCGTTGCGGCGACTGCCTGAAGGCCTGTCCGACCGCCATCCTCGTCGCCGGTCCCGGCGGCTATCCGGGCGTCGATTTCGGCCATGGTGAATGCAGCTTCTGTGGCGACTGCGTCACTGCCTGCAAGGCCGGCGCGCTGCGGCGAAGCGACGGCCTTGCGCCGTGGCGGCTCGCGGCGGTGATTGCCGAGGCCTGCCTCGCGCGCCGCGGCATCGAATGCCGGGTGTGCGGCGAGGCCTGCGGGGCCGCCGCGATCTGCTTCCGCCCCAGCCGCGGCGGCGTCGCGCAGCCCCTGTTCGATGCCGAACGCTGCACCGGCTGCGGCGCCTGCCAGGCCCCCTGTCCGGCCGGCGCCATCGCAATGAAGAATCCCGTGGAGATGCCCGCATGA
- the napA gene encoding nitrate reductase catalytic subunit NapA, translating into MTMDRREFIKTNAIAAAAATAGIGIPAAAEAQAQPAGKASTKVRWDKAACRFCGTGCSVLVGVQNGRIVATQGDPDSPVNRGLNCIKGYFLSKIMYGNDRLTKPLLRMKNGKYDKNGEFAPITWDQAFDIMAEKWKAAIKQHGPDSVGMFGSGQWTIWEGYAASKLHKAGFRSNNLDPNARHCMASAVAGFMRTFGIDEPMGCYDDIENADGFVLWGSNMAEMHPILWSRITDRRLSKEGSEVHVLSTYEHRSFELADNGMIFVPNTDLAILNYICNYIIQNKKVNTEFVKTRVNFKKGETDIGFGLRPNHALEANATNNGYAGADGKPKGNTGAATDISFEEFAKFVSEYTAEKVSKLSGVPVDRLERMAKLYADPKKKVVSFWTMGFNQHTRGTWVNNMIYNVHLLVGKISEPGNSPFSLTGQPSACGTAREVGTFSHRLPADMVVTNPMHRAITEKIWQLPDGTIPEKIGYHAVAQSRALKDGKLKCYWTSTTNNMQAGPNINGEVYPGWRNPEAFVVVSDAYPTVSALSADLILPAAMWAEKEGAFGNAERRTQFWRQQVSAPGQAKSDLWQLVEFSKRFKVEDVWPAELIAKKPELKGKTLFDVLYKNGAVNKFPLADVEKTNAHAIPGYMNDESKELGFYLQKGLFEEYAQFGRGHGHDLADFAMYHKARGLRWPVVEGKETLWRFREGYDPYVKTGEGVKFYGHKDGKAVIFALPYQDPPEMPDKEYDMWLCTGRVLEHWHTGSMTRRVPELHRSVPEAQIFMHPDDATKRGLQRGMLVKVASRRGEITARLETRGRNKPPFGLIFIPFFDEGRLVNKLTLDATCPISKETDFKKCAVKVLKV; encoded by the coding sequence ATGACCATGGATAGACGCGAGTTCATCAAGACCAATGCCATCGCGGCTGCCGCGGCGACCGCCGGCATCGGTATCCCGGCGGCGGCCGAGGCCCAGGCCCAGCCGGCCGGCAAGGCCTCCACCAAGGTGCGCTGGGACAAGGCGGCGTGTCGCTTCTGCGGCACCGGCTGCTCGGTGCTCGTCGGCGTGCAGAACGGGCGCATCGTCGCGACCCAGGGCGACCCCGATTCGCCCGTCAACCGCGGCCTCAACTGCATCAAGGGCTATTTCCTGTCGAAGATCATGTACGGCAACGACCGGCTCACGAAGCCGCTGCTGCGCATGAAGAACGGCAAGTACGACAAGAACGGCGAATTCGCGCCGATCACCTGGGACCAGGCCTTCGACATCATGGCCGAGAAATGGAAGGCCGCGATCAAGCAGCACGGCCCCGACTCGGTCGGCATGTTCGGCTCGGGCCAGTGGACGATCTGGGAGGGTTACGCCGCGTCCAAGCTGCACAAGGCCGGCTTCCGCAGCAACAACCTCGACCCCAACGCCCGCCACTGCATGGCCTCGGCGGTGGCGGGCTTCATGCGCACCTTCGGCATCGACGAGCCGATGGGCTGCTACGACGACATCGAGAACGCCGACGGCTTCGTGCTGTGGGGCTCGAACATGGCCGAGATGCACCCGATCCTGTGGTCGCGCATCACCGACCGCCGCCTGTCGAAGGAAGGCAGCGAGGTGCACGTGCTGTCGACCTACGAGCACCGCTCGTTCGAGCTCGCCGACAACGGCATGATCTTCGTGCCGAACACCGACCTCGCGATCCTGAACTACATCTGCAACTACATCATCCAGAACAAGAAAGTTAATACCGAGTTCGTCAAGACGCGGGTGAACTTCAAGAAGGGCGAAACCGACATCGGCTTCGGCCTGCGCCCCAACCACGCGCTCGAAGCGAATGCCACCAACAACGGCTACGCCGGCGCGGACGGCAAGCCCAAGGGCAACACCGGCGCGGCGACCGACATCAGCTTCGAGGAATTCGCCAAATTCGTGTCCGAGTACACGGCCGAGAAGGTGTCGAAGCTCTCGGGCGTGCCCGTCGACCGCCTCGAACGCATGGCGAAGCTCTACGCCGACCCGAAGAAGAAGGTCGTGTCCTTCTGGACCATGGGCTTCAACCAGCACACCCGCGGCACGTGGGTGAACAACATGATCTACAACGTGCACCTGCTGGTCGGCAAGATCTCCGAGCCCGGCAACAGCCCGTTCTCGCTCACCGGTCAGCCGTCCGCCTGCGGCACCGCACGCGAGGTCGGCACCTTCTCGCACCGCCTGCCCGCCGACATGGTCGTCACCAACCCGATGCACCGCGCGATCACCGAGAAGATCTGGCAGCTGCCCGACGGCACGATCCCCGAGAAGATCGGCTACCACGCCGTCGCGCAGAGCCGCGCCCTCAAGGACGGGAAGCTGAAGTGCTACTGGACCAGCACGACCAACAACATGCAGGCGGGGCCCAATATCAACGGCGAGGTCTACCCCGGCTGGCGCAACCCCGAGGCCTTCGTCGTCGTCTCCGATGCCTACCCGACCGTCTCGGCCCTGTCCGCCGACCTGATCCTGCCCGCCGCGATGTGGGCGGAGAAGGAAGGCGCCTTCGGCAACGCCGAGCGCCGCACCCAGTTCTGGCGCCAGCAGGTGTCCGCCCCCGGCCAGGCGAAATCCGATCTGTGGCAGCTCGTCGAGTTTTCCAAGCGCTTCAAGGTCGAGGACGTGTGGCCGGCCGAACTCATCGCCAAGAAGCCCGAACTCAAGGGCAAGACCCTGTTCGACGTGCTGTACAAGAACGGCGCGGTGAACAAGTTCCCGCTCGCCGACGTCGAGAAGACGAACGCCCACGCGATTCCCGGCTACATGAACGACGAGTCGAAGGAACTCGGCTTCTACCTGCAGAAAGGCCTGTTCGAGGAATACGCGCAGTTCGGCCGCGGCCACGGCCACGACCTCGCGGATTTCGCGATGTACCACAAGGCGCGCGGCCTGCGTTGGCCGGTCGTGGAAGGGAAGGAGACCCTGTGGCGCTTCCGCGAGGGCTACGACCCCTACGTCAAGACCGGCGAGGGCGTGAAGTTCTACGGCCACAAGGACGGCAAGGCGGTCATCTTCGCGCTGCCCTATCAGGATCCGCCGGAAATGCCGGACAAGGAATACGACATGTGGCTGTGCACCGGTCGCGTGCTCGAACACTGGCACACCGGCTCGATGACCCGCCGCGTGCCCGAGCTGCACCGCTCGGTGCCCGAGGCGCAGATCTTCATGCACCCGGACGACGCCACCAAGCGCGGCCTGCAGCGCGGCATGCTGGTCAAGGTCGCCTCGCGTCGCGGCGAGATCACCGCGCGCCTGGAAACGCGCGGCCGCAACAAGCCGCCGTTCGGCCTCATCTTCATCCCGTTCTTCGACGAAGGGCGCCTGGTGAACAAGCTCACGCTCGACGCCACCTGCCCGATCTCGAAGGAAACGGACTTCAAGAAATGCGCCGTCAAGGTGCTCAAGGTCTGA